The following coding sequences lie in one Spinacia oleracea cultivar Varoflay chromosome 1, BTI_SOV_V1, whole genome shotgun sequence genomic window:
- the LOC110782836 gene encoding ribonuclease 1-like, whose product MGENRGLMLFKLVILLSLSTGALGYRTGGFRAFYFVQQWLGSYCNQRGTVCCDPPTGKPKPDFTIYGLWPYYNDGSFPYNCGDDNYDVGRIKYMEKRLQQSWPTFTCPQIGRKFWVHLWNKHGTCTKDILGELAYFEGALYLKNKVNILQALARAGIRPDNRFYSLKSIKKAISRSTGGFHPWIVCNTNAKGNKQIWQVTFCSDKTGKKLIQCPYLPGGRGNCDNRIQFPSFY is encoded by the exons ATGGGAGAAAATAGGGGCTTAATGCTTTTTAAGCTTGTTATACTATTAAGTTTATCGACGGGTGCTCTTGGCTATCGAACCGGTGGTTTCCGTGCTTTCTACTTTGTACAACAG TGGCTAGGATCATATTGTAACCAAAGAGGGACAGTATGTTGTGACCCACCAACCGGAAAGCCAAAACCAGATTTTACGATTTATGGGCTTTGGCCTTACTACAATGATGGTAGCTTCCCTTACAATTGCGGTGATGACAATTATGATGTTGGCCGG ATTAAGTACATGGAAAAGAGACTACAACAATCATGGCCAACGTTCACATGCCCACAAATCGGAAGGAAATTTTGGGTGCATTTGTGGAACAAGCATGGTACATGCACCAAAGACATTCTAGGTGAACTTGCCTACTTCGAGGGTGCCTTGTACCTTAAGAACAAGGTAAACATTTTACAAGCCCTAGCAAGAGCCGGTATCAGACCGGATAACCGGTTTTACTCCCTCAAATCCATAAAGAAGGCCATTTCTCGATCCACCGGCGGGTTCCACCCATGGATTGTTTGTAACACAAATGCTAAAGGTAACAAACAAATTTGGCAAGTCACTTTTTGTTCTGATAAGACTGGAAAGAAACTCATCCAATGCCCTTACCTTCCTGGTGGACGTGGTAACTGCGATAATAGAATTCAGTTCCCTTCCTTTTATTAA